The following coding sequences lie in one Gemmatimonadota bacterium genomic window:
- a CDS encoding VanZ family protein yields MSTLRVTPTAWLTRALSLAGYLAVVALGTLLRAGPALDAGLSERLAAALHPSVSGADFPDAIRNVALFTGWGLLWVLTAPAQANRRRLIVGATIGGAVASFAIELSQLLFTSRTASLIDVATNTVGAALGAALTLLFLALLGASRGARSFLGLPTWLLAASYALAAVGEAIIPLFRQRLAAGAWGPPGQRLRVVLQLFKGDPSWSLPLTDLLLFAPVGFLVVAALVEAGRSYRSAVVGTVTAGALAAIVLEFGHGLLGVPIRMGALLVHAIAIAAGALLCARLLPRFSRSHRGAARPRWALGLYATVLLLWLTRPYRIDLDPLSLRIKLAYPWWIPLGDARWRIDLFEVFDVVGGFLLFLPLGALLAVWPLRRRGPLSGVWPVLYFATLVEASQFLLYLRTATVTDPMVQVSAAAIGWAAMRRVGFRPYGTVLGGDSARR; encoded by the coding sequence GTGTCCACGCTGCGCGTGACCCCCACAGCCTGGTTGACGCGAGCCCTCTCCCTGGCCGGCTATCTCGCGGTGGTGGCCCTGGGAACGCTCCTGCGTGCTGGCCCTGCACTCGATGCCGGGCTCTCCGAGCGCCTGGCTGCGGCGCTGCATCCGTCGGTGAGCGGGGCCGACTTCCCGGACGCCATCCGCAACGTGGCCCTCTTCACCGGATGGGGCCTGCTGTGGGTGCTGACGGCGCCCGCCCAGGCCAACCGCCGACGCCTGATCGTCGGAGCGACGATCGGGGGCGCCGTCGCCAGCTTCGCGATCGAGCTCTCGCAGCTCTTGTTCACCTCGCGCACCGCCAGCCTGATCGACGTGGCCACCAACACCGTCGGCGCGGCGCTGGGAGCGGCGCTCACGCTGCTCTTCCTGGCCCTGCTCGGGGCCTCGCGGGGGGCCCGCTCCTTCCTGGGTCTGCCGACCTGGCTGCTCGCCGCCTCCTACGCCCTCGCTGCCGTCGGTGAAGCGATCATCCCCCTGTTTCGCCAGCGCCTGGCCGCCGGAGCCTGGGGTCCGCCGGGACAGCGGCTGCGAGTGGTCCTGCAGCTCTTCAAGGGGGACCCGAGCTGGTCGTTGCCGCTGACGGACCTTCTTCTCTTCGCGCCCGTGGGCTTCCTCGTGGTGGCGGCGCTGGTCGAAGCGGGCCGCTCCTACCGTTCCGCGGTGGTGGGGACCGTCACGGCCGGTGCACTCGCAGCCATCGTGCTCGAGTTCGGGCACGGGCTGCTGGGCGTGCCCATCCGCATGGGCGCGCTGCTCGTCCATGCGATCGCCATCGCCGCCGGCGCCCTGCTTTGCGCACGCCTGCTCCCGCGCTTCAGCCGCTCCCACCGCGGTGCCGCACGGCCGCGCTGGGCCCTGGGCCTCTACGCCACGGTGCTGTTGTTGTGGCTCACCCGTCCCTACCGCATCGACCTGGACCCGCTGTCCCTGCGCATCAAGCTGGCCTATCCGTGGTGGATTCCTCTGGGGGACGCGCGCTGGCGCATCGATCTGTTCGAGGTCTTCGATGTGGTCGGTGGGTTCCTGCTGTTCCTTCCGCTGGGAGCGTTGCTGGCCGTGTGGCCCCTGCGGCGGCGCGGCCCGCTCTCCGGCGTATGGCCGGTGCTGTACTTCGCGACGCTGGTCGAGGCCTCCCAGTTCCTCCTCTACCTGCGCACCGCGACCGTGACCGACCCCATGGTCCAGGTGTCGGCGGCAGCGATCGGGTGGGCCGCCATGCGGCGGGTCGGCTTCCGTCCCTACGGCACTGTGCTGGGAGGCGACTCCGCAAGGCGTTGA
- a CDS encoding 5'-nucleotidase: MNRAWIPWLPALLLACSGPPAAAPRPAEVGVAVSFRAIGDSLRPAADVQRMVEPYRTRVAAAVSEVLATAEDRIVKARPEGALGALVADAVLESARSLSTHPVDAALVNDGALRAPIPAGPVTVGSIFEVMPFENTITLLELTGVQMEALADEIAEGGGDPVAGMTFDLHGPELDAQDLRIDGTPVEPGRTYWVAVPDFLAGGGGSFRTLLDPITREDLPFLVRDAITQHVTRLGRLSDARPGRIRVTGS; this comes from the coding sequence ATGAATCGCGCTTGGATCCCGTGGCTCCCTGCCCTCCTGCTCGCCTGCTCCGGTCCACCGGCCGCTGCCCCGCGGCCCGCCGAGGTCGGGGTCGCTGTCTCTTTTCGAGCCATCGGCGACTCATTGAGGCCCGCTGCAGACGTGCAGCGCATGGTCGAGCCCTATCGAACCCGTGTCGCCGCAGCGGTTTCCGAGGTCCTGGCCACCGCGGAGGACCGCATCGTGAAAGCGCGCCCGGAAGGGGCCCTGGGCGCGTTGGTGGCGGACGCGGTCCTGGAGTCCGCGCGTAGCCTGAGCACCCACCCGGTGGACGCCGCGCTGGTGAACGACGGGGCGCTGCGCGCGCCCATCCCGGCGGGCCCCGTCACGGTGGGCTCCATCTTCGAGGTCATGCCGTTCGAGAACACGATCACGCTGCTGGAGCTGACCGGGGTGCAGATGGAGGCGCTGGCGGACGAGATCGCGGAAGGCGGAGGCGACCCGGTGGCCGGGATGACCTTCGATCTGCACGGACCCGAGCTGGACGCGCAGGATCTCCGCATCGACGGGACTCCCGTGGAGCCCGGTCGCACCTACTGGGTGGCCGTGCCCGATTTCCTGGCCGGGGGCGGGGGGAGCTTCCGCACGCTGCTGGACCCCATCACCCGGGAAGACCTCCCCTTCCTGGTGCGGGACGCCATCACTCAACACGTCACACGCCTGGGCCGGCTGAGCGATGCCCGGCCGGGCCGCATCCGGGTGACCGGCTCATGA
- a CDS encoding fibronectin type III domain-containing protein, whose translation MTRLWCRMRRLLLVSPLAVLGCDSVAVTPLEVGRLEITPRSLELAVGGSARLTASATDASGSPLPTGSITWRSSDPSIVEVDSDGQVTGLSVGVAAITASAAGVVASAAISVRAPGFLVLSDSSLVFRGERGGADPPTQTVRITDTQGTSSGLSAQVVHDAGQPFGWLTASLSSTDAPTDLTVRVRTAGLPIGRFGADVRVGSVTAPNALVLRVELEVTDPQPAVSLALDSLRLVDTASERIAVSNGGGGTLTGLQAAVRYLSGGSGWLRATLSGTTAPTTLTVESLPIGLAAGEYDAMVDVTSSVAGTRAASLAVHLTVGTVAPYLQVIPNSVALSGPANTGSPSATVQLRNGGGGVITGLSKAVSYAPGQPSGWLTATLAGSSTPTTVALLGSTLGLPPGTYSASVELAGDSVASIFLPVTLTVVPATPTAPAAPSGLSATANGSTAVTMSWTDNSNNETGFEIERSVSGGTFSALASAAVDVTTYDDATVQPATDYEYRVRACNSVGCSAWSAVASVTTPGQVPAAPSALSATATGPNAVSLAWTDNSSTESGFEIERAPGGGAFAPLASVATDVTTYDDPTVQGSSPYEYRVRACNSLGCSAWSNVASVSTPGQIPAAPSGLQATVPSSTLVTLSWTDNSANEGRFEIERASGSGSFTALASVAANVTTYDDATVQATTTYEYRVRACNPSGCSGWSNVVSVTTPGVVPSVPATLTAVALSAIDVDLSWSDVTQETEYEVEQGSGGSGGFQPIAKTPANVTTLRVTNLAPGGTYRFRVRACNAAGCSGWTSTTTIKTPVPTQVPSDPSNIQFVSVSRTQIVLAWKDNSSDETRFEIEEGDLFSPWLKIGEVGVNVTTFTDTSVRRGFPIYYRVRACNPVGCSSPSAPIVTIVP comes from the coding sequence GTGACCCGCCTCTGGTGTCGCATGCGGCGGCTGCTTTTGGTGTCCCCCCTGGCGGTGCTCGGCTGTGATTCGGTCGCCGTCACTCCACTCGAAGTTGGCCGGTTGGAAATCACGCCGCGTAGCCTCGAGCTCGCGGTGGGGGGATCCGCGCGCCTGACGGCTTCTGCGACGGACGCCTCTGGGAGCCCACTCCCCACGGGCTCCATCACGTGGCGAAGCAGCGACCCCTCCATCGTCGAAGTCGATTCGGACGGCCAGGTCACCGGGTTGTCGGTGGGCGTGGCCGCGATCACCGCCTCGGCGGCTGGCGTGGTCGCTTCCGCCGCGATTTCGGTGCGCGCACCCGGATTCCTTGTGCTGTCCGATTCGTCGCTGGTCTTCCGCGGCGAGCGCGGCGGCGCCGATCCGCCCACACAGACCGTGCGGATCACCGACACGCAGGGGACCTCGTCCGGCCTGAGTGCCCAGGTGGTCCACGACGCCGGACAACCGTTCGGGTGGCTGACGGCTTCGCTTTCCTCGACGGACGCACCCACGGACCTCACGGTGCGCGTACGCACCGCCGGGCTGCCGATCGGGCGCTTCGGCGCGGACGTGCGCGTAGGATCGGTAACGGCCCCCAACGCACTCGTGCTTCGTGTGGAGCTGGAGGTCACCGACCCACAACCTGCGGTGTCGCTGGCCCTCGACTCGCTGCGACTCGTCGACACCGCCAGCGAGCGGATCGCGGTGAGCAACGGCGGCGGGGGAACGCTGACGGGGCTGCAAGCGGCGGTGCGCTACCTCTCGGGCGGCTCCGGATGGCTGCGCGCCACCCTCTCCGGAACCACGGCACCCACCACGCTGACCGTGGAGTCCCTTCCGATCGGCCTCGCTGCGGGTGAGTACGACGCCATGGTGGACGTCACGTCCAGCGTGGCCGGCACACGCGCAGCCTCGTTGGCGGTGCACCTGACGGTGGGAACCGTTGCGCCATACCTCCAGGTCATCCCGAACAGCGTGGCGCTGTCCGGCCCGGCCAACACGGGCTCCCCCTCTGCCACCGTTCAGCTCCGCAACGGAGGGGGCGGCGTGATCACTGGATTGTCCAAAGCGGTGAGCTATGCGCCGGGCCAACCCAGCGGTTGGTTGACCGCAACGCTGGCAGGCAGCAGCACACCGACCACGGTGGCGTTGTTGGGCAGCACGCTGGGCCTGCCACCCGGCACCTACTCGGCCTCCGTCGAGCTGGCAGGCGACAGCGTCGCATCGATCTTCCTGCCCGTCACGCTGACCGTGGTGCCGGCCACCCCCACCGCGCCGGCTGCGCCCTCCGGGCTGTCCGCCACGGCGAACGGCTCGACGGCCGTGACGATGAGCTGGACGGACAACAGCAACAACGAGACGGGCTTCGAGATCGAGCGCTCCGTGAGCGGAGGGACCTTCTCCGCTCTGGCGTCGGCGGCCGTGGACGTGACCACCTACGACGACGCCACCGTGCAGCCCGCCACGGACTACGAGTACCGCGTACGGGCCTGCAACAGCGTCGGCTGCTCCGCGTGGAGCGCGGTGGCGTCGGTCACGACGCCCGGACAGGTGCCCGCCGCGCCTTCGGCGCTGTCCGCCACCGCAACCGGGCCGAATGCGGTGTCACTGGCCTGGACGGACAACAGCAGTACCGAGAGCGGGTTCGAGATCGAGCGCGCACCCGGAGGCGGCGCCTTCGCGCCACTCGCGTCTGTCGCGACCGACGTGACCACGTACGACGACCCCACCGTACAGGGCTCGTCTCCATACGAGTACCGCGTGCGGGCCTGCAACAGCCTGGGCTGCTCGGCCTGGAGCAACGTGGCGTCCGTCAGCACGCCGGGGCAGATCCCGGCGGCCCCGTCGGGACTGCAGGCCACCGTGCCGTCCTCGACCCTGGTGACGTTGAGCTGGACGGACAACAGCGCCAACGAGGGGCGCTTCGAGATCGAGCGCGCCAGCGGCAGTGGATCATTCACGGCCTTGGCGTCGGTGGCAGCGAACGTGACGACCTACGACGACGCCACCGTGCAGGCGACCACGACCTACGAGTACCGCGTACGGGCCTGCAACCCCAGCGGCTGCTCCGGCTGGAGCAACGTGGTGTCGGTGACCACACCGGGCGTGGTCCCGTCGGTGCCCGCCACGCTCACGGCGGTGGCGCTGTCCGCGATCGACGTGGATCTGAGCTGGTCGGACGTGACCCAGGAAACGGAGTACGAGGTCGAGCAGGGCAGCGGTGGCAGCGGGGGCTTCCAACCCATCGCCAAGACGCCGGCCAACGTGACCACGCTGCGGGTGACGAACCTGGCGCCCGGAGGCACCTACCGCTTCCGCGTGCGCGCCTGCAACGCCGCAGGCTGCTCCGGCTGGACGTCGACGACCACGATCAAGACGCCCGTGCCCACGCAGGTGCCGTCCGATCCGTCCAACATCCAGTTCGTATCCGTGTCCCGCACGCAGATCGTCCTGGCCTGGAAGGACAACAGCTCGGACGAGACCCGCTTCGAGATCGAGGAGGGCGACCTGTTCTCGCCCTGGCTCAAGATCGGTGAGGTCGGCGTCAACGTCACGACGTTCACGGACACGTCGGTGCGGCGCGGCTTCCCGATCTACTACCGCGTGCGCGCCTGCAATCCGGTGGGGTGCTCGAGCCCGTCCGCTCCGATCGTCACGATCGTGCCCTGA
- a CDS encoding ATP-binding protein — protein MIIIHHMADQRLPRLLTGTVQRVARTMPVVVITGARQTGKSTLVGDLLPGSRAYHSLDDLEVRALAERTPDELVERPGAMVLDEVQRVPDLLLAVKRAVDRGRQPGRFILTGSANLLLMKAVSESLAGRASYLSLWPMTRRERLGQGRAGLWSELLDHPCEQWPELLGDSPAPPADWRTLAAEGGYPVPAVEYTDPTDRAIWFDGYIRTYLERDLQDLSAIDNLVDFRRLMGAACLRMGQLVNQTELGRDVQLPQPTVRRWLNLLEASYQWVPLPAYAVNRTKRLIKTPKGYWSDTGLALRLAGVEGPTGSHLENLVLSDLLAWRDGQVLDRPALFYWRTAGGAEVDFVVERGPQLLGIEIKAATRVGPSEAAHLRTFRDEYGSSVHGCLVLHAGDQTEWLGPRILAAPWWRVL, from the coding sequence ATGATTATCATTCATCACATGGCGGATCAGCGACTACCCAGGCTCCTGACCGGAACGGTCCAGCGAGTGGCCCGCACGATGCCCGTGGTCGTGATAACCGGGGCCCGGCAAACCGGGAAGAGCACGCTCGTTGGGGATCTCCTGCCGGGGAGCCGGGCCTATCATTCCCTGGACGACCTGGAGGTCAGGGCACTTGCCGAGCGGACTCCCGACGAATTGGTGGAGCGGCCAGGGGCCATGGTGCTCGATGAGGTTCAGCGGGTCCCCGACCTGCTGCTGGCGGTGAAGCGTGCTGTGGATCGAGGGCGTCAACCCGGCCGATTCATTCTCACGGGTTCTGCCAATCTCCTCCTGATGAAGGCCGTCTCTGAGTCATTGGCCGGCAGGGCCAGCTACCTGTCGCTTTGGCCCATGACCCGCCGGGAGCGGCTTGGGCAGGGTCGTGCGGGTCTCTGGTCGGAGCTGCTGGATCATCCGTGCGAGCAGTGGCCAGAGCTACTCGGCGACTCGCCTGCGCCTCCGGCTGATTGGCGCACTCTGGCCGCAGAGGGCGGCTACCCGGTCCCGGCTGTGGAGTACACCGACCCCACCGATCGCGCGATCTGGTTCGACGGGTACATCCGGACCTACTTGGAGCGTGATCTTCAGGATCTCTCTGCCATCGACAACCTCGTCGACTTCCGTCGGCTCATGGGCGCCGCTTGCCTTCGCATGGGACAGCTCGTGAACCAGACCGAGTTGGGGAGGGACGTACAGCTTCCCCAGCCCACGGTGCGCCGCTGGCTCAATCTCCTGGAGGCCTCCTATCAGTGGGTGCCTCTCCCGGCCTACGCGGTCAACCGAACGAAGCGATTGATCAAGACACCCAAGGGATACTGGTCTGACACTGGGCTCGCGTTGCGGCTCGCTGGGGTCGAGGGCCCCACAGGTTCTCACCTCGAGAACCTGGTCCTGTCGGACCTGCTCGCCTGGCGGGACGGGCAGGTGCTGGATCGTCCGGCACTGTTCTACTGGAGGACCGCTGGCGGGGCGGAGGTGGATTTCGTCGTCGAACGGGGACCGCAGCTACTTGGGATCGAGATCAAAGCAGCGACTCGGGTGGGGCCTTCCGAGGCTGCGCATCTCCGGACCTTCCGCGACGAATACGGGAGCTCGGTGCACGGATGCCTGGTTCTACACGCAGGCGACCAGACGGAGTGGTTGGGTCCGCGTATTCTCGCGGCACCGTGGTGGCGGGTCCTGTAG
- a CDS encoding dipeptidase, producing the protein MRLLHLTAALSLLAAGPLLAQDAHTAKVQKVLREVPLIDGHNDLPWAIRENTAAPHDVRAYDLRSRTPGMTDIERLRRGGVGAQFWSVYIPAESAETGAAKMQLEQIDIALQVIERYPDAFALATTASDIERIFGSGRIASLLGMEGGHAIENSLGALRAFYAAGARYMTLTHSATIDWADSGTGEPTHGGLTAFGKEVVREMNRLGMLVDLSHTSPATMNDALDVGEAPVIFSHSSAKAVTDHPRNVPDDVLRRLPANGGVVMVTFVPSFVSADGNATIADVADHIEHIRDVAGIDHVGLGSDFDGIESTPVGLEDVSTFPALLVELSRRGWTEADLKKLTGENLLRVMREAEAAAARIQRERGPSTATIEQLDGRRASQ; encoded by the coding sequence ATGCGACTCCTACATCTCACCGCCGCCCTCTCCTTGTTGGCGGCGGGCCCGCTGCTCGCGCAGGACGCGCACACCGCCAAGGTGCAGAAGGTTCTGCGCGAGGTGCCCCTGATCGACGGGCACAACGACCTGCCTTGGGCGATCCGCGAGAACACCGCTGCCCCGCACGACGTGCGCGCCTACGATCTGCGCTCGCGCACGCCGGGCATGACCGACATCGAGCGGCTGCGCCGTGGAGGCGTGGGCGCGCAATTCTGGTCCGTCTACATCCCCGCCGAGTCGGCGGAGACGGGCGCGGCCAAGATGCAGCTCGAGCAGATCGACATCGCGCTCCAGGTCATCGAGCGCTATCCCGACGCCTTCGCGCTGGCCACCACGGCCTCCGACATCGAGCGCATCTTCGGGTCGGGCCGCATCGCGTCACTGCTGGGCATGGAGGGCGGCCACGCCATCGAGAACTCGCTGGGCGCGCTCAGGGCGTTCTACGCGGCCGGAGCCCGCTACATGACGCTGACGCACTCGGCCACCATCGATTGGGCCGATTCCGGAACCGGTGAGCCTACCCACGGCGGTCTCACGGCGTTCGGCAAGGAAGTGGTGCGAGAGATGAACCGGCTGGGCATGCTGGTCGATCTCTCCCACACCTCGCCCGCCACCATGAACGACGCGTTGGATGTGGGCGAGGCGCCCGTCATCTTCTCGCACTCCTCGGCCAAGGCCGTCACCGACCATCCGCGCAACGTGCCGGACGACGTGCTGCGCCGCCTGCCTGCCAACGGCGGGGTGGTCATGGTCACCTTCGTGCCCTCGTTCGTCTCCGCCGATGGGAACGCCACCATCGCCGACGTCGCCGACCACATCGAGCACATCCGGGATGTGGCCGGCATCGATCACGTGGGGTTGGGCAGCGACTTCGACGGGATCGAGTCGACTCCGGTGGGGCTGGAAGACGTCTCCACCTTCCCGGCGCTGTTGGTGGAGCTCTCGCGTCGCGGCTGGACCGAGGCCGACCTGAAGAAGTTGACCGGCGAAAACCTGCTGCGGGTCATGCGGGAGGCCGAGGCCGCGGCTGCCCGGATCCAGCGGGAGCGGGGACCCTCGACCGCCACCATCGAACAGCTGGACGGGCGCCGGGCCAGCCAGTAG
- a CDS encoding GNAT family N-acetyltransferase, which produces MSLSRFVGTTAPADALIQELAALYPTNPLQTPSYAAARRSVGEETLLLALESGGRLAGGCLAFRRGRGGGHLEIPSAPAFASASAFWEGVRLLIDDLGVRSLYLGSFASTEVDLPRWEDEEERWPRFEWVLDLDAQGNTGALNHGHRRNVRRAREAGMELVVRSEPEALDDHYRCFESSMDRRAARGESVPEDLERSLLGAFLATGAGQLAQAFLDGQVMASLLFLRSSRGAYDQSSGTTAQGRKNGAAPFLIQSLCERLGAEGVQCFNLGGAQDDNPGLQAFKQGFGARRVELEAARFSTASGALNKLWELGRRAREVVSTRRAPGR; this is translated from the coding sequence TTGAGCCTCTCGCGGTTCGTCGGCACCACCGCTCCCGCTGATGCGCTGATCCAGGAGCTGGCGGCGCTCTACCCGACCAACCCGCTGCAGACGCCGTCCTACGCCGCGGCCCGGCGGAGCGTCGGTGAAGAGACCCTGCTGCTGGCCCTGGAATCGGGCGGTCGCCTGGCGGGGGGCTGCCTGGCCTTCCGAAGGGGACGGGGCGGCGGCCATCTGGAGATCCCGTCCGCGCCGGCCTTCGCTTCCGCGAGCGCGTTCTGGGAGGGCGTTCGCCTCCTGATCGACGACCTGGGCGTGCGCTCCCTCTACCTGGGGTCCTTCGCGTCGACCGAGGTGGACCTTCCCCGCTGGGAAGACGAGGAGGAGCGCTGGCCGCGCTTCGAATGGGTCCTCGACCTGGACGCGCAGGGCAACACGGGCGCGCTCAACCACGGGCATCGCCGCAACGTGAGGAGGGCCCGCGAGGCGGGGATGGAATTGGTGGTGCGCTCCGAGCCCGAGGCGCTGGACGACCACTACCGCTGCTTCGAAAGCTCCATGGACCGCCGCGCGGCGCGGGGTGAGTCCGTTCCCGAGGACCTGGAACGCTCCCTCCTGGGTGCCTTCCTGGCCACGGGAGCGGGCCAACTGGCGCAAGCGTTCCTGGACGGGCAGGTCATGGCTTCGCTGCTGTTCCTGCGGAGCAGCCGCGGCGCCTACGACCAGTCGTCCGGGACCACCGCCCAGGGGCGGAAGAATGGAGCTGCCCCCTTCCTGATCCAGTCGCTCTGCGAGCGCTTGGGGGCGGAGGGCGTGCAGTGCTTCAACCTGGGCGGCGCCCAGGACGACAACCCCGGGCTGCAGGCGTTCAAGCAGGGGTTCGGTGCGCGGCGCGTGGAGCTGGAAGCGGCCCGCTTCTCGACAGCGTCGGGGGCCTTGAACAAGTTGTGGGAGCTCGGGCGTCGCGCCCGGGAGGTTGTCTCGACCCGGCGGGCGCCGGGCCGCTGA
- a CDS encoding sigma-70 family RNA polymerase sigma factor yields MTTDALVRRAQSGDRSAFAEVYRRTVDRIYGLCLRMTADADRAEELTQDSFVRAWERLGSFRGDAKFSTWMHRLAVNVVLQDRRTRADRQQKVVSDPDVERYGAVAKDAFPETRIDLERALAHLPERAREALVLRDIEGFKYREVAVMTGVAVGTVKAQVHRARQMLKEVLDR; encoded by the coding sequence GTGACGACAGACGCACTGGTCCGCCGGGCACAGTCCGGGGACCGGTCGGCCTTCGCCGAGGTCTACCGCAGGACGGTGGACCGGATCTACGGACTCTGCCTTCGCATGACTGCCGATGCCGACCGCGCCGAAGAGCTCACGCAGGACAGCTTCGTGCGGGCCTGGGAGCGGCTGGGGTCCTTCCGGGGCGACGCCAAGTTCTCCACCTGGATGCATCGGCTCGCGGTGAACGTGGTGTTGCAGGACCGGCGTACCCGAGCGGACCGCCAGCAGAAGGTGGTGTCCGATCCGGACGTGGAGCGCTACGGCGCGGTGGCCAAGGACGCGTTTCCGGAGACGCGCATCGACCTGGAACGTGCTCTGGCCCACCTGCCGGAACGGGCGCGCGAGGCGCTGGTGCTGAGGGATATCGAAGGATTCAAGTACCGCGAAGTGGCGGTGATGACGGGAGTGGCCGTGGGAACGGTGAAGGCGCAGGTCCACCGGGCGAGGCAGATGTTGAAGGAGGTGCTCGATCGATGA
- a CDS encoding metallophosphatase — MIRRHFLRALGGGALGAAVVPRSILADDEIRLVVLHTNDTHSRIDPFPEGSGGLSGLGGVARRATLVQRVRDEEEHVLLFDSGDMVQGTPYFNLFKGEVEMRTMSALRYDLSTLGNHDFDNGVDGLVSMLEFAEFPLACANYRIEDSRLAPRVQPSRTFAVAGQRIGVFGLGINFRGLVLDHNHEGVFYEDPIAAARTRAEALRREGCAAVICLSHLGHEYRDDRPSDVRLAAEVPAIDVILGGHTHTFLDDPHVHEHPDGSRTLVHQVGWGGVRLGRIDLTLSTAGELRRVGAAGYRVDGRLG; from the coding sequence ATGATCCGCCGCCACTTTCTGCGCGCGCTCGGTGGGGGCGCCCTGGGTGCGGCCGTGGTGCCGCGCTCCATCCTCGCCGACGACGAGATCCGGTTGGTGGTGCTCCACACCAACGACACCCACTCGCGCATCGATCCCTTCCCGGAGGGCAGCGGAGGGCTGTCCGGCCTGGGCGGCGTGGCGCGCCGCGCCACTCTGGTGCAGCGCGTCCGCGATGAAGAAGAGCACGTGCTGCTCTTCGACTCGGGAGACATGGTGCAGGGTACGCCCTACTTCAACCTGTTCAAGGGCGAGGTGGAGATGCGCACGATGTCCGCGCTCCGCTACGACCTGAGCACGCTGGGCAACCATGACTTCGACAACGGCGTGGACGGCCTGGTGTCGATGTTGGAGTTCGCGGAGTTCCCGCTGGCCTGTGCGAACTACCGGATCGAGGACTCGCGGCTGGCGCCCCGGGTGCAGCCTTCCCGCACGTTCGCGGTCGCCGGCCAGCGTATCGGTGTGTTCGGTCTTGGCATCAACTTCCGCGGGCTGGTGCTGGACCACAACCACGAAGGCGTGTTCTACGAAGACCCCATCGCGGCGGCGCGTACCCGCGCGGAGGCACTGCGGCGGGAAGGCTGCGCCGCGGTGATCTGTCTGTCGCACCTCGGGCACGAGTACCGGGATGACCGTCCCAGCGACGTGCGCTTGGCCGCCGAGGTGCCCGCCATCGACGTGATCCTGGGCGGCCACACCCACACGTTCCTGGACGACCCGCACGTGCACGAGCATCCGGACGGCTCGCGTACGCTGGTGCACCAGGTGGGCTGGGGCGGCGTGCGACTGGGGCGTATCGACCTCACGCTGTCGACTGCGGGTGAGCTGCGTCGGGTGGGCGCGGCGGGGTACCGCGTGGACGGACGGCTGGGGTAG
- a CDS encoding prenyltransferase/squalene oxidase repeat-containing protein — protein sequence MIRQIVRDVKRRRAWSALPREAREEVRHDREVGLSADPGSQWAIDRATEWLLRAQECSSSQDGGMARHYSLVDGWGPSYPETTGYIAPTLFHEADRRRDRHIENAGRRLLDWLVSIQMESGAFQGGVVGASPVVPVTFNTGQILLGLAAGAARFGDPYRKSMRRAADWLVTNQDPDGCWRGHPTPFAARGEKTYETHVSWGLFEAARVDPARGYAEAALRQVRWAVGHQQENGWFELCCLDQPHAPLTHTIGYAFRGVIEAYRFTGERDLLIAALRTADGVMAAQRADGSLAGRLDGEWREAVDWVCLTGVVQIAIGWLLLWQEIGDENYRKAAEAANRFVRRTLRADVPQDRKGGVKGSFPVDGEYGQFEYLAWASKFLIDALRVEQHMDQVAALAAEPPLAVRAERAAVLRAG from the coding sequence GTGATTCGGCAGATCGTTCGAGACGTGAAGCGGCGCAGGGCCTGGTCGGCCCTGCCGCGGGAAGCTCGGGAAGAGGTCCGCCACGACCGCGAGGTCGGGCTGTCCGCGGACCCGGGATCGCAGTGGGCCATCGACCGCGCCACCGAGTGGCTGCTGCGGGCCCAGGAGTGCTCGTCGTCGCAGGACGGCGGCATGGCGCGCCACTACTCGCTGGTGGACGGATGGGGCCCCTCCTATCCGGAGACCACCGGGTACATCGCGCCCACGCTGTTCCACGAGGCGGATCGGCGCCGGGACCGGCACATCGAGAACGCTGGCCGGCGGCTGCTGGATTGGCTCGTTTCGATCCAAATGGAGTCGGGTGCGTTCCAGGGCGGGGTCGTCGGGGCCAGCCCTGTGGTGCCCGTCACCTTCAACACCGGCCAGATCCTGCTGGGCCTGGCCGCCGGGGCCGCCCGCTTCGGGGACCCCTACCGCAAGTCCATGCGGCGGGCCGCGGATTGGTTGGTCACCAACCAGGATCCGGACGGCTGCTGGCGTGGGCACCCCACGCCCTTCGCGGCCCGGGGTGAGAAGACCTACGAGACCCACGTGTCCTGGGGTCTGTTCGAGGCGGCCCGGGTGGATCCGGCCCGCGGGTATGCCGAGGCCGCGCTGCGCCAGGTTCGCTGGGCGGTGGGTCATCAGCAGGAGAACGGCTGGTTCGAGCTGTGCTGCCTGGATCAGCCGCACGCGCCCCTGACGCACACCATCGGCTATGCGTTCCGCGGGGTCATCGAGGCGTACCGCTTCACCGGCGAGCGCGACCTGCTGATCGCGGCGCTGCGCACCGCCGACGGAGTCATGGCGGCCCAGCGTGCGGACGGCTCCCTGGCGGGGCGTCTGGACGGGGAGTGGCGTGAGGCCGTGGACTGGGTCTGCCTGACCGGCGTCGTGCAGATTGCCATCGGCTGGTTGCTGCTCTGGCAGGAGATCGGCGACGAGAACTACCGGAAGGCGGCCGAGGCGGCCAACCGCTTCGTGCGCCGCACCCTGCGCGCGGACGTCCCGCAGGATCGCAAGGGCGGCGTGAAGGGGTCTTTCCCGGTGGACGGCGAGTACGGCCAGTTCGAGTACCTGGCCTGGGCCTCGAAATTCCTGATCGATGCGCTGCGCGTGGAGCAGCACATGGACCAGGTCGCGGCCCTGGCGGCGGAGCCGCCCCTGGCGGTCCGCGCCGAGCGCGCCGCGGTGCTGCGGGCCGGTTGA